A DNA window from Qipengyuania spongiae contains the following coding sequences:
- a CDS encoding TolC family protein has translation MALLRANILRGSFDLGMVAMMSAGNVAMAQTTPPVVIRPPSSAENPAPPPVTSTEVPPVTTNVPDRNDAPGIPERNTSVDLPGLGADPTSSPIDRPAVSPQMSMPSPEVSSGQGIAQLPAPSALPLAVDPANDPVLRTAFDAAPREEFLNLVRNAVARHPALDETAGFAQEARYALYQQEAALAPSAEVNIIGFQVVDRQFAGESIDNIVERTRPDRRFDTLATVNQLVTDFGATSNRVHAAGARLRASALGVDSAAEQIALNTIATWYDVYSLRTILAITRAYRTDQAQARSAIEERIQQGAAAEVDAALVENSIAQLDIRAARFQQQLDSAEARFRELTGAEPPPGLIRAPELGEVPASVEIVRAEAEETPEVRAARLQALAAEFDAKATERDLLPSIGVSLNAGRYGLIEERRDYDVVARITLRQRLFGGLPQRAKAADAHAMALDARARRISEERSRDAAIAYSDLQAFDRQLDALRLAYIASRQTRDAVVQRFRYSRGTLFDVIEAGDTFYSAATGYMQALAQRDAARYIVLARTGALLEALAIPNYSLRD, from the coding sequence TTGGCTTTGCTGCGCGCGAATATCCTGCGCGGAAGCTTCGATCTAGGGATGGTCGCGATGATGTCCGCAGGTAACGTCGCGATGGCGCAGACGACCCCCCCGGTCGTGATCCGCCCACCGTCTTCCGCCGAGAACCCGGCACCGCCGCCAGTGACATCGACTGAGGTCCCCCCGGTTACAACCAACGTTCCTGATCGCAATGATGCGCCGGGTATTCCTGAGCGAAACACCAGCGTAGATTTGCCTGGCTTAGGAGCAGATCCTACGTCATCTCCGATAGATCGGCCCGCGGTTTCTCCGCAAATGTCCATGCCTTCCCCGGAGGTATCGAGCGGGCAGGGCATCGCTCAGCTTCCCGCGCCCAGTGCTCTGCCGCTTGCAGTCGATCCAGCAAATGATCCTGTTTTGCGTACTGCATTTGATGCAGCGCCGAGGGAGGAATTCCTCAACCTAGTGCGGAATGCCGTTGCTCGGCATCCCGCGCTCGACGAGACGGCGGGCTTCGCACAGGAAGCTCGATACGCTCTGTATCAGCAAGAAGCCGCGCTTGCACCTTCAGCTGAAGTCAACATCATTGGTTTTCAGGTGGTGGACCGTCAGTTTGCGGGGGAATCGATTGATAATATTGTCGAGCGGACCCGGCCCGACCGACGTTTTGACACCTTGGCAACGGTCAATCAGCTCGTCACTGATTTTGGTGCGACTTCCAATCGTGTCCATGCTGCCGGCGCGCGGCTGCGTGCTTCAGCACTTGGCGTCGACAGTGCGGCCGAACAAATTGCACTCAACACGATCGCCACATGGTATGATGTTTATTCGTTGAGGACGATCTTAGCGATCACCCGCGCTTATCGCACCGATCAAGCACAGGCCCGGTCCGCAATCGAAGAGCGGATACAACAGGGGGCGGCAGCCGAAGTCGATGCCGCCTTGGTTGAGAATTCCATCGCGCAACTCGATATTCGGGCCGCGCGGTTCCAGCAGCAGCTCGATTCAGCCGAAGCCCGCTTTCGCGAACTGACGGGAGCCGAGCCACCACCGGGATTGATCCGCGCGCCAGAACTAGGCGAGGTGCCCGCATCCGTCGAGATTGTTCGGGCAGAGGCGGAAGAGACGCCCGAAGTCCGTGCGGCTCGCCTGCAAGCTCTCGCTGCAGAATTCGACGCCAAAGCGACAGAACGTGATCTCTTGCCGTCCATCGGCGTCTCTCTCAATGCCGGGCGTTATGGCCTGATCGAAGAAAGGAGGGACTACGATGTGGTGGCGCGGATCACCTTACGGCAGCGGCTTTTCGGCGGCCTCCCGCAGCGCGCGAAGGCGGCCGATGCCCACGCCATGGCACTCGACGCTCGCGCTCGGCGTATTAGCGAAGAAAGAAGTCGGGATGCTGCCATTGCCTATAGCGACTTGCAAGCTTTCGATCGGCAGCTGGACGCGCTGCGGCTAGCGTATATCGCGTCGCGGCAGACGCGAGATGCTGTGGTGCAAAGGTTTCGGTACTCGCGTGGAACATTGTTCGATGTTATCGAGGCCGGTGATACTTTCTACTCTGCCGCTACGGGTTATATGCAGGCCCTCGCCCAAAGGGACGCCGCGCGCTATATCGTTTTGGCGCGCACAGGAGCGCTTTTAGAAGCGCTCGCGATCCCGAACTACTCCCTCCGAGACTGA